A genomic region of Haliotis asinina isolate JCU_RB_2024 chromosome 1, JCU_Hal_asi_v2, whole genome shotgun sequence contains the following coding sequences:
- the LOC137282600 gene encoding uncharacterized protein: MVQLQYPTMRPSWWYLLSVGIVYRIVTDTCTATVRTASVYARRGGPVTVTWAMSPIKEFIVKKGYRVLFQITGNNKVTITDRELRTRINVNTVSYTRGTFSFHLHNVTSSDAGQYSCYVDSSHHGRTQIKHCGQTLYVVDLHDPHIITEQELSSNITLKLTCLCNLWIYPESSPSVSVVWKENDDRLYSGQRNHILSSDMWIPVYDGRKINYTSILTIRDGWQQNDTYKCRVGVQNVQSEWSEEIYPLYWSDDNTNFTVVPEGDDAMMTWRMPSLDSESYITSPSGPYLMWKLSDRWNVGDTYISRLEIRGTRPSSESAIVRILLHNVTGRDAGKYLCTSGNHLVPKCGHTLIVSRKPVKPTIFATHQYQSVSLTCSSTSRSLPQDHNLTMTYSWRRDNTRLVGGGKYQISGSTLTIFDAREKDNGYYSCQSTEIDEQASEWSMQFQLNVEPRRNDTITGTHMTLPALGTIIGCSIAAISLLVAAVVILVRQKDARDYIHRFQSCLTPTENTDISLQDLTDPDYDVIDETCTVLSETAEGQKVDRTNCSLSQTPRSVTLNLELLLNKTHRTGDSVHAEAELPEHSDIAVHQRGMAQGCPEDGRLSANECGVVVQKLESARRDKGGKGGTISPGPGWVTSPVDAHSGTVLRIMSDLDNIIAETMTILNQIEGKHTSTVRYQRREC; encoded by the exons ATGGTGCAGTTACAATATCCTACAATGCGACCCTCCTGGTGGTATTTACTGTCTGTCGGTATTGTCTACAGAATTGTGACCGACACCTGTACCGCGACAGTCC GTACTGCAAGCGTCTATGCTCGCCGTGGAGGACCTGTGACTGTGACCTGGGCGATGTCTCCTATAAAGGAGTTCATCGTGAAGAAGGGCTACAGGGTGCTGTTTCAGATAACTGGCAACAATAAAGTGACGATTACTGATAGGGAACTGAGAACCAGGATTAACGTCAACACAGTGTCCTACACACGTGGAACCTTCAGTTTCCATCTGCATAACGTCACCTCCTCTGACGCTGGTCAGTACAGCTGTTACGTGGACTCGTCACATCATGGTAGAACCCAGATAAAACACTGTGGACAAACACTTTATGTTGTAG ATTTACATGATCCCCATATCATAACGGAACAAGAATTAAGTAGCAACATCACCCTAAAACTGACCTGTCTCTGTAACCTATGGATCTATCCCGAGAGCTCCCCATCTGTCTCAGTCGTGTGGAAGGAAAACGATGACCGATTGTACAGTGGACAGAGGAATCACATATTGTCTTCTGACATGTGGATCCCTGTGTATGACGGGAGAAAGATAAACTATACGAGTATATTGACTATTCGTGATGGATGGCAGCAAAACGACACATATAAATGCCGTGTTGGAGTACAGAATGTTCAGTCGGAATGGAGTGAGGAGATTTACCCGCTAT ACTGGTCTGATGACAACACGAACTTCACCGTGGTGCCAGAAGGAGATGATGCCATGATGACATGGAGGATGCCCTCACTAGACAGCGAGTCCTACATCACGTCTCCCTCGGGTCCATATCTGATGTGGAAGCTGTCTGATAGGTGGAATGTCGGGGACACCTACATCTCTCGACTTGAGATCAGGGGAACTCGTCCTTCATCTGAATCTGCCATTGTACGTATACTGCTTCACAATGTCACCGGACGTGATGCAGGCAAATACCTCTGTACCAGCGGAAATCACCTCGTTCCCAAGTGTGGACACACCCTCATTGTCTCCC GGAAGCCAGTAAAACCCACTATCTTCGCCACCCATCAGTACCAGTCTGTATCACTGACATGTTCCTCCACATCCCGTAGTCTTCCCCAGGACCACAACCTGACCATGACCTACAGCTGGAGGAGAGACAACACGAGGCTTGTGGGAGGAGGGAAGTACCAGATATCAGGCTCCACTTTAACAATCTTTGATGCCAGGGAAAAAGACAATGGATACTATTCCTGCCAGAGTACAGAGATAGATGAACAGGCATCAGAATGGAGCATGCAGTTTCAACTGAATGTTGAACCAC GGCGCAACGATACTATCACAGGTACAC ATATGACTTTACCTGCACTTGGCACTATCATTGGCTGTTCAATAGCGGCTATCAGCCTGCTCGTTGCTGCTGTTGTGATACTTGTTAGACAGAAAGATGCAAGAG ACTACATCCACAGGTTTCAGAGTTGTTTGACTCCAACCGAGAATACAGATATTTCACTACAAGACTTGACCGACCCTGATTATGACGTCATTGATGAAACGTGTACAGTACTCTCAGAAACCGCTGAAGGGCAGAAAGTAGACCGTACCAATTGCTCGTTGTCTCAGACGCCCAGGTCCGTTACCCTCAATCTGGAACTCCTCTTAAACAAGACGCATCGCACAGGAGATTCGGTTCACGCTGAAGCAGAGCTTCCTGAACACTCAGACATTGCAGTACATCAGAGAGGAATGGCACAGGGATGTCCAGAAGATGGAAGGCTGTCTGCCAATGAATGCGGCGTGGTGGTACAGAAACTTGAGTCTGCTCGCCGGGATAAAGGAGGAAAAGGAGGCACGATTTCACCTGGACCTGGATGGGTTACCTCGCCTGTAGATGCTCACTCGGGGACAGTGCTGAGAATCATGTCTGATTTAGACAATATTATCGCTGAAACAATGACCATACTCAATCAAATTGAGGGGAAACATACCAGTACAGTGAGATATCAAAGGAGAGAATGTTGA